A single window of Anaerocolumna chitinilytica DNA harbors:
- a CDS encoding flavodoxin family protein has translation MKVIAINGSPRKKGNTAELLKRALEGAEENGAKTKLYHLYDLEYTGCVSCFACKKKGNDCKGLCVVKDDLKDVLEEILKCDALIIGSPIYFSDVTGEIRSFLERLLFPILSYKEGERELLKKSIPSAFIYTMNVPKEHYEMAYKTLTEKNQNIIGGLLRAESKILVSCDTYQFKDYDKYDATRYSIEEKEKVRKEQFPLDLQEAFAIGKQLAVKL, from the coding sequence ATGAAAGTTATTGCAATCAATGGAAGTCCAAGAAAAAAGGGAAATACAGCAGAACTGTTAAAACGAGCTTTAGAAGGAGCAGAAGAAAACGGAGCAAAAACGAAGCTTTATCATCTGTATGATTTGGAATATACAGGCTGTGTAAGCTGTTTTGCCTGTAAGAAGAAGGGGAATGACTGCAAGGGACTTTGCGTTGTAAAAGACGATTTAAAGGATGTTTTAGAGGAGATTTTAAAATGTGATGCTCTAATAATTGGATCTCCGATTTATTTTTCTGATGTAACAGGTGAAATACGATCTTTTCTTGAAAGACTTCTCTTCCCTATATTATCCTATAAGGAGGGAGAAAGAGAGCTCTTAAAGAAGAGCATTCCCTCAGCATTTATCTATACCATGAATGTTCCCAAAGAACACTATGAAATGGCTTATAAAACATTAACTGAAAAAAACCAAAACATTATCGGGGGATTATTAAGGGCAGAGTCTAAAATATTAGTGTCCTGTGATACCTATCAATTCAAAGACTATGATAAGTATGACGCTACTCGTTATTCCATAGAGGAGAAAGAAAAAGTAAGAAAAGAACAATTTCCGCTGGACCTTCAGGAAGCTTTTGCGATTGGAAAACAGCTGGCGGTAAAATTATAA
- a CDS encoding bifunctional lysylphosphatidylglycerol flippase/synthetase MprF, whose product MKTFIKRLLQNITMVLLILVALKDIAIALPIRRHSGLHHMIIGIQAPSQMQPRGILPFLSGTLMLLLAYRLYKRVRLAWIIEIIALTVGLTYHLARHQVLPFHTVLADIFVLTVLVASYKDFARSSDRITVKRAIGFILCSFFLVLSNAAIGLFLLKADIRSIHSIYDAIYSSVKLLVLMDTDSLGMKGQAGKFYGDTLIIINWICIMASAFLLLKPLVYNPIINKQGKQKARQLVLKYGDNPMAYLALENDKKYFFGSRIEGVCAYNLAGDVFTVCGDMICDEKDGLLFLWEITDFCRKNNYDTLFINITDKFSSLLKMAGFGIIKYGEDACFLLEEYNLAGKKAAKVRAAINHANKEGIMVFEYTPQEKRDHLIEKQMQSITEEWLQQKGGMEMGFMLGGMGLNEPMDRRYFYAINTEGEMLGFVVFLPYMKGKGYLADVTRRRSNAPQGVLEKIIYDAFMVMKEEGVLWGNMGLSPLYNIPNEPGCSFTEKVFTFIYENMNQTYDFRALHHAKLKYGPTDWQPRYLAFNPRPFSLNFGYAILKVQMPKNMFKTILPNLLKLDKQQ is encoded by the coding sequence GGGGGATTCTTCCCTTTCTGTCCGGTACGCTTATGCTGCTCTTGGCGTACAGATTATATAAAAGAGTACGTTTGGCCTGGATTATTGAAATCATTGCGTTAACGGTAGGCTTAACTTACCATCTGGCGAGACACCAGGTACTTCCCTTTCACACAGTTCTGGCAGACATCTTTGTACTTACGGTATTGGTAGCATCTTATAAGGATTTTGCAAGAAGCAGTGATCGAATAACCGTTAAACGTGCCATTGGATTTATTCTATGTTCCTTTTTTCTGGTGCTGTCTAATGCAGCCATCGGATTATTCTTGCTAAAGGCAGATATTCGGAGCATTCACTCTATTTATGATGCCATCTACAGTTCTGTAAAGCTTTTAGTATTAATGGATACCGATAGCCTAGGTATGAAAGGACAAGCAGGGAAGTTTTATGGCGACACTCTCATAATTATTAACTGGATATGCATTATGGCATCTGCTTTTCTATTGCTAAAGCCTCTTGTATATAACCCTATTATCAACAAACAAGGAAAGCAAAAAGCACGACAATTAGTATTAAAATACGGTGATAATCCTATGGCTTACCTGGCCCTGGAAAATGATAAAAAGTATTTCTTTGGCAGCAGAATCGAAGGAGTATGTGCTTACAATTTGGCAGGAGACGTATTTACCGTGTGCGGGGATATGATATGCGATGAGAAAGACGGGCTGCTTTTCTTATGGGAAATAACTGATTTTTGCAGAAAAAATAATTATGATACCCTATTCATTAATATAACGGATAAATTTTCTTCCCTTCTTAAGATGGCAGGCTTCGGAATTATAAAGTATGGGGAAGATGCCTGCTTTTTACTTGAGGAGTATAATTTAGCCGGAAAAAAGGCGGCAAAGGTCAGAGCTGCTATTAATCATGCTAACAAAGAAGGGATAATGGTCTTTGAATATACCCCCCAAGAGAAGAGAGATCATTTGATTGAAAAGCAGATGCAATCCATAACAGAAGAATGGCTGCAGCAAAAAGGCGGCATGGAAATGGGCTTTATGCTTGGTGGTATGGGGTTGAATGAACCCATGGACAGAAGGTATTTTTATGCAATTAATACAGAAGGAGAGATGTTAGGATTCGTAGTATTCCTTCCTTATATGAAAGGTAAGGGATATCTTGCAGATGTTACCAGAAGGAGAAGCAATGCTCCTCAAGGTGTATTGGAGAAAATTATTTATGATGCCTTTATGGTAATGAAGGAAGAAGGTGTTCTTTGGGGCAATATGGGACTTTCACCCTTGTATAATATCCCTAATGAGCCTGGCTGCAGCTTTACGGAAAAAGTTTTTACTTTTATCTATGAAAATATGAACCAAACCTATGATTTTAGAGCTTTGCATCATGCTAAATTAAAGTATGGACCGACAGATTGGCAGCCCAGATATCTGGCCTTCAATCCAAGACCATTTTCATTAAATTTTGGTTATGCTATCTTAAAAGTACAGATGCCCAAGAATATGTTTAAGACAATACTGCCCAATCTGCTGAAGCTGGATAAGCAGCAATAA
- a CDS encoding peptidylprolyl isomerase: protein MKKNQITILVVLIILIAVVGIGAAIRNGRTGSSAGTAGYKAQLAEPKKGDTVAEIVVKDFGSIHVKFFEKEAPKAVENFTTHATKGYFNGLIFHRVIDNFMIQGGDPTGTGTGGESIWGGAFKDEFSDNLQPYRGALCMANSGADTNGSQFFIVQDKDTYDKATLDSLAQQTGVTLSEDAIEGYSKVGGTPWLYRAHTVFGQVYDGMDVVDSIAATKTGENDKPVTDVAIEKIIVSKYGE from the coding sequence ATGAAAAAAAATCAGATTACAATTTTAGTTGTTTTAATTATCCTGATTGCTGTAGTAGGGATAGGCGCTGCGATAAGAAACGGAAGGACAGGCTCTAGTGCGGGAACAGCGGGTTATAAGGCACAGCTGGCAGAACCTAAAAAGGGAGATACCGTAGCAGAAATCGTGGTTAAAGATTTTGGTTCCATCCATGTAAAGTTCTTTGAGAAAGAAGCTCCTAAGGCAGTGGAGAACTTTACTACCCATGCAACAAAGGGGTATTTTAATGGATTAATTTTTCACAGGGTTATAGATAACTTTATGATTCAGGGCGGGGATCCTACTGGAACCGGTACTGGCGGAGAAAGTATCTGGGGCGGTGCCTTTAAAGATGAGTTCTCAGATAATCTACAGCCTTACAGAGGAGCACTTTGTATGGCGAACAGCGGCGCGGATACGAACGGAAGCCAGTTCTTTATTGTTCAGGATAAGGATACTTATGATAAAGCCACGCTAGATTCTCTGGCGCAGCAAACAGGAGTTACTTTGAGTGAGGATGCGATTGAAGGCTATAGTAAAGTTGGCGGTACCCCTTGGCTCTATCGTGCTCATACTGTTTTCGGCCAAGTATATGATGGTATGGATGTTGTTGATTCCATAGCGGCAACGAAAACCGGTGAAAATGATAAGCCTGTAACAGATGTTGCTATCGAGAAGATTATTGTTTCAAAATATGGTGAATAA
- a CDS encoding response regulator transcription factor — MEKLRVLVVDDESRMRKLVKDFLSKKNFEVYEAENGEQAVDLFFNTKEISLIILDVMMPKMDGWQVCREIRQYSKVPIIMLTAKSDEKDELLGFELGVDEYISKPFSPKILVARVEAILRRTNILEEGVTEIGGIVLDKAAHMVKIDNESIDLSFKEFELLTYFITNQGVALSRERILNNVWNYDYFGDARTIDTHVKKLRSKMGAKGDYIKTIWGMGYKFEVD, encoded by the coding sequence ATGGAAAAATTGAGAGTTTTGGTCGTAGATGATGAAAGCAGAATGAGAAAACTGGTTAAGGACTTCCTCAGTAAAAAGAATTTTGAGGTATATGAGGCCGAGAATGGGGAGCAGGCTGTCGATTTGTTTTTTAATACGAAGGAGATATCCTTAATCATTCTGGATGTTATGATGCCGAAGATGGATGGCTGGCAGGTATGCCGTGAAATCAGGCAGTATTCTAAAGTACCTATTATCATGCTCACTGCCAAGAGCGATGAAAAGGATGAACTGTTGGGATTCGAGCTTGGAGTAGATGAATATATTTCAAAACCTTTTAGTCCCAAGATACTTGTTGCAAGAGTAGAAGCAATTCTTCGAAGAACCAACATTCTGGAAGAGGGTGTGACGGAAATTGGTGGTATCGTGTTAGATAAGGCCGCTCATATGGTTAAGATTGATAATGAATCAATTGATTTAAGTTTTAAGGAATTTGAACTCCTGACTTATTTTATTACGAATCAAGGGGTTGCATTGTCTAGAGAAAGAATACTAAACAATGTCTGGAATTATGATTACTTCGGTGATGCCAGGACCATTGACACCCATGTAAAGAAACTAAGAAGCAAAATGGGTGCAAAAGGTGATTATATTAAAACAATCTGGGGTATGGGCTATAAATTTGAAGTAGACTAA
- a CDS encoding sensor histidine kinase, whose product MKQKAKTYFNKDSIRVKLTLTLTILIVATIGILWVLNRTFLESYYIKSKAESLGKTYTDLKEVVDNTEDTDVLAETLTLKLMKYSENRNIYPYIFTNGRLFYKNGWVLLVDTPNALQKRIDQYKRLVFSNGGKRIVLNKSYDIFEDYDPTLDTKNLVLVGNSNDKGSSVIILTTTLESMRESVKVANQFLAYVGLGAVAISILVMLWISKRFTTPILQLAGIAKKMSDLDFDVKYNVKTQDELGELGSSINTLSERLESTISELKKANNELLSDLQNKVQIDEMRKDFLSNVTHELKTPIALIQGYAEGLKDNINDDEDSREFYCEVIVDEAQKMNTMVKKLLSLNQIEFGNNQPGIERFDLTALVTSVIHSTEILMEQKKVTLHFVQTEPLYVWADEYMIEEVLTNYVSNALNHVEDPRIIEIKFIQKQDVVRVAVFNTGIPIPEEDLENIWIKFYKVDKARTREYGGSGIGLSIVKAIMDSHNQKCGAINHSNGVEFWFELDTKAQ is encoded by the coding sequence ATGAAACAGAAGGCAAAGACATATTTTAATAAAGATTCTATCAGGGTAAAGCTTACTTTAACGCTTACAATACTGATAGTTGCAACAATAGGAATACTATGGGTCTTAAACAGGACATTTCTGGAGTCCTATTATATCAAAAGCAAAGCAGAAAGCCTCGGGAAAACCTATACGGACCTGAAAGAAGTAGTTGATAATACAGAAGACACCGATGTATTAGCAGAAACATTAACTTTAAAATTAATGAAATATAGTGAGAACCGTAATATTTATCCTTATATATTTACAAACGGTAGATTATTTTATAAAAATGGATGGGTTTTATTGGTTGATACACCAAATGCCCTTCAAAAACGAATAGATCAGTACAAGCGGCTGGTTTTTTCGAATGGTGGTAAACGTATCGTACTGAATAAGAGTTATGATATTTTTGAGGACTATGATCCTACTCTTGATACAAAGAATCTGGTATTGGTCGGAAATTCCAATGACAAAGGGAGCAGTGTAATTATATTAACTACTACCCTTGAGAGTATGCGTGAGAGTGTAAAAGTAGCAAATCAGTTTCTAGCTTATGTAGGGTTAGGTGCAGTAGCCATTTCTATTCTGGTCATGCTATGGATCAGCAAACGTTTTACAACTCCGATTCTCCAGCTTGCCGGAATTGCAAAAAAGATGAGTGACCTGGACTTTGATGTAAAATATAATGTTAAAACACAGGATGAGTTAGGGGAACTGGGCAGCAGTATTAATACCTTGTCTGAGAGACTGGAGAGTACCATATCCGAGTTAAAGAAAGCAAATAACGAATTACTTTCAGATCTTCAGAATAAAGTACAGATAGATGAAATGCGAAAAGATTTCTTATCCAATGTTACCCATGAGTTAAAAACACCTATTGCACTTATTCAAGGCTATGCAGAAGGTTTAAAAGATAACATTAACGACGATGAGGACAGCAGAGAATTTTACTGCGAAGTTATCGTAGATGAAGCTCAGAAGATGAATACCATGGTTAAGAAACTCCTCTCCTTAAATCAGATTGAGTTCGGCAACAATCAGCCGGGTATCGAACGGTTTGACCTTACGGCCCTTGTGACTTCTGTTATTCATTCAACTGAGATTCTTATGGAACAAAAGAAAGTAACATTGCATTTTGTGCAGACGGAACCTTTATATGTATGGGCAGACGAGTATATGATAGAAGAGGTACTTACTAACTATGTCAGCAATGCCTTAAATCATGTGGAAGATCCAAGAATTATAGAAATAAAATTTATCCAGAAACAGGATGTTGTTCGAGTGGCAGTATTTAATACCGGTATTCCCATTCCGGAAGAAGATTTAGAGAATATCTGGATTAAATTCTATAAAGTTGATAAAGCCAGAACCAGGGAATATGGCGGAAGTGGTATTGGATTATCTATTGTTAAGGCAATCATGGATTCACATAATCAAAAGTGCGGAGCAATTAATCATAGCAACGGAGTTGAATTCTGGTTTGAATTGGATACGAAGGCTCAATAG